A genomic region of Vibrio sp. 10N contains the following coding sequences:
- a CDS encoding AAA family ATPase: MQSEMSNFSFLEIVKPELANLGSSAELYCHDDKQAALVKLRCFTELVVGDIYSHLSLIPPVQDDLFNRLRSLELKDAIGDNAIWAKLDLLRRRGNKAAHSASGELDISEKDVFWLIKEAYLIARWYAQTILNEPLTPPDFIEPEKPVDHTARLEQELLLQRQELIQRESELHEKLSLSQQTLQQQTNELLAELRTKDDALSQVKREQVLLQAELEKKQKDLVATQEVVADYHLREAFKQASVSSASSFDLDMEVTRRNINIFECFEDMKLTNDQSMIVEQIGSLFNDKNQNVFLLNGYAGTGKTFITKGITQYLEKIGREFTLMAPTGKAAKVISDKTMQPASTIHRVIYNYDNVKEYKVDGVEGSETYRCYAELKANVDTAESVYIIDEASMVSDRYSDGEFFRFGSGYLLKDLLKYINIDHNDHNKKIIFIGDNAQLPPVGMNTSPALDAEYLKEKYQVTVTSGHLMEVVRQKGDSGVLTNADMLRSGLEQNIFNKLQFHVNERDVLELKSNKLLSTFLDSCDGKVSRTGENVIIASSNRQVSEYNRLVREHFFGDQLQMVKGDKIISVANHYRADASITNGEFGMIKDVLSPQSELVSVVISVKGDNGEMVKRKVDLSFRDVVLGFRNDYGEPFYFEAKIIENLLYNDQPTLSSDEHKALYVHFLNQNPELRRRGNEQKLRIALLQDPYFNAFKIKFGYAITGHKAQGSEWKNVFLQCQTHQKSLTKDYFRWLYTAITRASEKLYVMNPPQLRLGGGMKISGGYQPKVKTLSLEDAKVTEITPPRVKETDTVIPQTFKLQTDTPQLEKLLQLVTSCIEGTGIVVADVLHYNYQERYVLQRGSEQGSISFNYKGNWKVSGVRGVTQSGFEVELLTLLKPLEGSLLDVAKPSDASHFHFSEPFLEEFYHNILSQIQSIKVEINRIESRSFCERYVFVCGNELAVIEFWYNKSSQFTKVQPMPQLSNSTRLIDEVIEHIGVLA, translated from the coding sequence GTGCAATCCGAGATGAGTAACTTTAGTTTTTTAGAAATTGTGAAACCTGAGCTAGCAAACCTTGGCTCTAGCGCTGAGCTTTATTGTCATGATGATAAGCAAGCTGCACTTGTCAAGTTGCGATGCTTTACTGAGCTGGTTGTAGGCGATATTTATTCACATTTATCGCTTATACCTCCTGTTCAAGATGACTTATTTAACCGGCTACGTAGTCTTGAACTTAAAGACGCAATTGGTGATAACGCTATATGGGCAAAATTAGATCTTTTGCGTCGCAGAGGAAACAAAGCTGCACACTCTGCCAGTGGTGAGTTAGATATCTCTGAAAAAGATGTATTTTGGCTGATAAAAGAAGCATATTTGATTGCGCGTTGGTACGCACAAACTATTCTTAATGAGCCACTGACGCCACCAGATTTTATAGAGCCAGAGAAACCGGTGGATCATACAGCTCGTTTAGAACAAGAATTGTTGTTACAGCGCCAAGAGCTTATACAGCGAGAATCCGAACTGCATGAAAAGCTTTCTTTAAGTCAACAAACCTTGCAGCAGCAGACGAATGAATTGCTAGCTGAACTGCGCACTAAAGATGATGCCCTATCTCAAGTAAAAAGAGAGCAGGTATTGTTGCAAGCTGAATTAGAAAAAAAGCAAAAAGACTTAGTTGCTACACAAGAGGTCGTGGCTGACTATCACTTGCGTGAAGCGTTTAAGCAAGCAAGTGTGAGCTCTGCATCGAGCTTTGATCTTGATATGGAAGTCACTCGTCGTAATATTAATATCTTTGAATGCTTTGAAGATATGAAGCTGACTAATGATCAGAGTATGATCGTCGAGCAAATAGGTTCACTTTTCAACGACAAAAACCAAAATGTATTCTTACTTAATGGCTATGCAGGTACAGGTAAAACTTTTATTACGAAAGGAATTACTCAGTATTTAGAAAAAATTGGGCGTGAATTTACACTTATGGCGCCTACGGGCAAAGCGGCAAAGGTTATTTCAGATAAAACGATGCAACCTGCCAGTACAATACATCGGGTTATCTACAACTATGACAATGTCAAAGAATATAAAGTAGATGGTGTTGAAGGCTCAGAAACTTACCGTTGTTACGCTGAGCTAAAAGCTAATGTTGATACTGCTGAATCGGTTTATATCATTGATGAGGCATCTATGGTGTCCGATCGATATTCGGATGGTGAATTTTTCCGGTTTGGTTCAGGCTACCTATTAAAAGACTTGCTCAAATACATCAATATTGACCACAACGATCATAATAAGAAAATTATCTTTATCGGAGATAATGCACAGCTACCACCTGTTGGCATGAACACTTCCCCTGCCTTGGATGCAGAGTACCTCAAAGAAAAATATCAAGTGACCGTAACTTCAGGACACTTAATGGAAGTGGTGCGTCAAAAAGGTGATAGTGGTGTTTTGACTAATGCAGATATGTTACGCAGTGGATTAGAGCAAAATATTTTTAATAAACTGCAATTTCACGTCAATGAACGTGACGTTCTTGAATTAAAGTCGAATAAGCTGCTTAGTACATTTTTAGACTCATGCGATGGAAAAGTTAGCCGAACAGGTGAGAATGTGATTATTGCCTCGTCGAACCGACAAGTATCTGAATACAATCGCTTAGTACGCGAGCACTTCTTCGGTGATCAACTGCAGATGGTTAAGGGTGATAAAATCATTTCAGTAGCCAACCACTATCGTGCTGATGCCAGCATCACCAATGGCGAATTTGGTATGATTAAGGATGTCTTGTCACCACAATCAGAGTTGGTCAGTGTTGTTATTAGTGTAAAAGGTGATAACGGGGAAATGGTCAAGCGAAAAGTGGATCTTAGCTTTAGAGATGTCGTGCTGGGCTTTCGCAACGATTATGGAGAGCCTTTTTATTTTGAAGCCAAAATCATTGAGAACCTGCTTTATAACGACCAGCCTACTTTATCATCTGATGAACACAAGGCACTCTACGTTCACTTCTTAAATCAAAACCCTGAGTTAAGGCGAAGAGGTAATGAGCAAAAACTTCGAATAGCACTATTGCAAGACCCTTATTTTAATGCATTTAAAATTAAGTTTGGATATGCCATTACTGGTCACAAAGCTCAAGGTAGTGAGTGGAAAAATGTATTCCTGCAGTGTCAGACTCATCAAAAGTCCTTAACTAAAGATTACTTTCGTTGGTTATATACGGCAATTACCAGAGCGTCGGAAAAGTTATATGTGATGAATCCGCCACAGTTACGTTTAGGGGGAGGGATGAAGATTTCAGGAGGATATCAACCTAAAGTTAAAACTTTATCTTTGGAAGATGCAAAAGTTACTGAAATTACACCACCGCGCGTGAAAGAAACAGACACTGTGATACCACAGACATTTAAATTACAAACAGATACTCCACAGCTTGAGAAGTTACTACAACTTGTTACATCGTGTATTGAAGGTACGGGAATCGTTGTAGCGGATGTGCTGCATTACAATTATCAAGAGCGATATGTATTGCAACGAGGTAGTGAGCAGGGCTCCATCAGCTTTAACTATAAAGGAAATTGGAAAGTATCGGGGGTTAGAGGGGTAACGCAAAGCGGCTTTGAGGTTGAACTTTTGACCTTGCTGAAGCCTTTAGAAGGTAGTCTACTTGACGTTGCTAAGCCCTCTGATGCTTCACATTTTCATTTTTCAGAGCCCTTTCTAGAAGAGTTTTATCATAACATTCTTAGCCAAATCCAGAGCATTAAAGTGGAAATCAACCGAATTGAATCACGTTCGTTTTGTGAGAGGTATGTTTTTGTATGTGGCAACGAGCTGGCAGTAATAGAGTTTTGGTATAACAAATCGAGTCAGTTTACTAAAGTACAGCCTATGCCTCAGCTAAGTAACTCTACACGACTTATTGATGAGGTTATTGAACATATTGGAGTGTTAGCATGA
- a CDS encoding DUF7017 domain-containing protein, translated as MNEPANRTVNNLRKNGDLQGAWDFGFKALQGAPQDNYLKGSLFWVCYELLKQQLENLNKRANTSNNYRPTDFEFEQIENLLQTIVNLDIATGGLEYKMLLVQFKKSLEWFPSLVHLVLSHQSALFDEDTKKPFKAEKGEVPSLMLSTARQVASAWLRARDHWQLDLELVLAFLNQTREQAADTKHMIWLDYDQAKCLVVAGQYEQARNLILPILRKKQRESWAWGALAATYTNQDKHLAIKFFAKGIVSAHDVTFSLRLLQGITPLLLSNQQSTEASMCLKLAISTYEKNGWKVKPELQQQTQQEWFDSSVDETNLNSFLKSLCTDAIDYLHGPLETVKAIVENIHKSGKGFQAFIDRSTSLPVRMGVHKSKEKPSAGDYVELSLSTTDDGKEVVNSILSKEVAMDDVSFVEGVLRIAPKGFGFVEGTFVPPFLIGNLANETTVRAMRIMAWDKSKSRHNWKAIKLTELNTNE; from the coding sequence ATGAACGAACCCGCCAATCGTACAGTCAATAATTTGAGAAAAAATGGTGATTTGCAGGGCGCTTGGGATTTTGGTTTTAAAGCATTACAGGGTGCCCCTCAAGATAACTACTTGAAAGGTTCTTTGTTCTGGGTTTGCTATGAGCTTTTGAAACAGCAACTGGAAAACTTGAATAAACGCGCAAATACGTCTAACAACTATCGCCCTACTGATTTTGAGTTCGAGCAGATTGAAAATCTATTGCAAACCATTGTTAATTTGGACATAGCCACTGGTGGCTTGGAGTACAAAATGCTGTTGGTGCAATTTAAAAAGAGTTTGGAGTGGTTCCCAAGTTTAGTTCACCTCGTACTCAGCCATCAAAGCGCTTTGTTTGATGAAGATACGAAAAAACCTTTTAAAGCTGAAAAAGGTGAAGTGCCTAGTTTAATGCTTTCCACTGCTCGACAAGTCGCCAGCGCTTGGCTCAGAGCGAGAGACCACTGGCAACTGGACCTTGAGCTTGTGTTGGCATTTTTGAATCAAACACGTGAGCAAGCTGCTGATACCAAACATATGATTTGGCTTGATTACGACCAGGCAAAGTGTCTCGTTGTTGCTGGACAATATGAGCAAGCGCGAAATTTAATTCTTCCTATTTTAAGAAAGAAACAGAGAGAATCTTGGGCATGGGGTGCATTAGCAGCCACATATACTAATCAAGATAAGCATTTAGCAATAAAGTTTTTTGCCAAGGGGATTGTATCAGCGCATGATGTGACCTTTAGCTTGCGATTGTTGCAAGGTATTACTCCATTACTGTTGTCCAATCAGCAATCAACAGAAGCGTCGATGTGTCTAAAACTTGCAATATCTACCTATGAAAAGAACGGTTGGAAAGTTAAACCTGAACTACAACAGCAGACGCAGCAAGAATGGTTTGATTCGAGTGTTGACGAAACGAACCTCAATTCTTTTCTCAAATCGCTATGTACTGATGCTATAGATTACCTACATGGTCCATTAGAAACCGTTAAGGCTATCGTTGAGAACATCCATAAGTCGGGTAAGGGTTTTCAAGCCTTTATTGATCGCTCGACTTCGTTACCTGTTCGAATGGGAGTGCATAAGAGTAAGGAAAAACCGAGTGCGGGAGATTATGTCGAGTTGTCGTTATCTACTACTGATGACGGAAAAGAAGTTGTAAATTCAATCCTTAGCAAAGAAGTAGCGATGGATGATGTTTCTTTTGTTGAAGGCGTTTTACGCATTGCCCCAAAGGGGTTTGGTTTCGTAGAGGGAACCTTTGTTCCTCCTTTTTTGATTGGCAATTTAGCTAACGAAACCACAGTTCGTGCAATGCGAATTATGGCTTGGGATAAATCAAAATCTCGCCATAACTGGAAAGCGATAAAGTTGACGGAACTAAACACCAATGAATGA
- a CDS encoding ankyrin repeat domain-containing protein, whose product MTDQLFAAIESGNLTLLKDTITQQPALVNTVFDEQEATPFELALKYGFSSLAEVLIEVDGFDINHSGHNPLRLAIDLGFLNIAKSLLNKGANPNYRPKQLSSALLLCLDNEYFELAELMVEKGAEVNIRNDKGWTPLIWASMKGRIKAVEFLLKHGAAVDVCNNDGWNAVTGAYFKQRLEVVDKLLAHGAVFSAKYSEAAMLSAYQNGHISIAKKLLADGVNPDVENEDKETMLIIAITKGDDDMIRALVAAGANPNARDMNSRPAILLLAKNGKDELVSLFIDNGADVNLSTTEGVSAIHAATLYNHKTTIELLLESGANINALAGESKTTPLMISAQNGYLEVASLLVDNDANIALRTKDTNRSAKSFAMEAAPKVGFDKEVIDSAHKDIISLLTLSGHFIDVE is encoded by the coding sequence ATGACTGACCAACTGTTTGCCGCCATAGAATCGGGTAACCTAACGTTATTGAAGGATACTATTACACAGCAGCCTGCACTGGTTAATACCGTGTTTGATGAGCAGGAAGCAACCCCATTTGAGTTGGCATTGAAATATGGTTTCTCATCATTGGCCGAAGTACTCATCGAGGTGGACGGTTTCGATATAAACCATTCAGGCCATAACCCACTTCGACTTGCCATCGATCTTGGCTTTTTGAATATTGCCAAGTCTTTGTTAAATAAAGGCGCTAACCCAAACTATCGACCGAAGCAATTGAGCAGTGCATTATTACTGTGCTTGGACAACGAATATTTTGAACTCGCGGAGTTGATGGTCGAAAAAGGTGCTGAAGTTAACATCCGAAACGACAAGGGTTGGACGCCATTAATTTGGGCATCAATGAAAGGCCGAATTAAAGCGGTTGAATTTTTGCTAAAGCACGGTGCCGCAGTCGATGTTTGTAACAACGATGGTTGGAATGCGGTAACGGGTGCCTACTTTAAACAACGCTTAGAAGTCGTCGACAAGCTCCTTGCTCATGGGGCGGTGTTTAGTGCGAAGTATTCAGAAGCTGCCATGCTGTCAGCGTATCAAAATGGGCATATCAGCATCGCTAAGAAGCTACTGGCCGATGGCGTTAATCCAGATGTTGAAAACGAAGATAAAGAAACCATGTTGATTATCGCCATTACTAAAGGTGATGATGACATGATCAGAGCGCTCGTTGCTGCGGGTGCTAACCCTAATGCAAGAGATATGAATTCTCGGCCAGCGATATTATTGTTGGCTAAAAATGGTAAAGATGAATTAGTTTCACTCTTTATAGATAACGGAGCAGACGTTAATTTATCTACCACTGAGGGAGTTAGCGCTATTCATGCTGCGACATTATATAACCACAAAACTACGATTGAGCTGTTGTTGGAAAGTGGAGCTAATATCAACGCCCTCGCAGGTGAAAGCAAAACAACGCCATTAATGATATCCGCTCAGAATGGGTACTTAGAAGTAGCTAGTCTATTAGTTGATAACGATGCAAATATTGCTCTTAGAACCAAAGACACAAATAGAAGTGCTAAATCATTTGCAATGGAAGCTGCACCAAAAGTTGGTTTTGATAAAGAGGTAATTGACTCAGCACATAAAGACATTATTTCTCTTTTGACGTTGAGTGGGCATTTTATTGATGTTGAGTAA